A window from Ovis canadensis isolate MfBH-ARS-UI-01 breed Bighorn chromosome 4, ARS-UI_OviCan_v2, whole genome shotgun sequence encodes these proteins:
- the LOC138439630 gene encoding GTPase IMAP family member 7-like, translating into MAAAQDISLRIVLVGKTGSGKSATANTILGEKVFGSRIAVQAVTKTCQKASRKWKGRDLLIVDTPGFFDTRESLSTTCREISRCVLASCPGPHAIVLVMRLGHYTQEKQQTVELVKTLFGEAAMKYMIILFTHKECLEDQSLSDFLKDADVNLRSLLQECGERCYAISNCRSTEEAEKEAQVQELVELIDKMVQNNHGAYFSDPIYKGTFENLRKLEEVLERDADQLIIEIQKVEKECAEACEKIIQEKDNKIKSLNMEYEEKLRNIQKEAQDNIFSHVYGEIMKLLSRIFTLFKK; encoded by the coding sequence ATGGCTGCTGCCCAGGACATCAGTCTGAGGATTGTGCTGGTCGGGAAGACCGGAAGTGGGAAAAGTGCGACTGCAAACACCATCCTCGGGGAAAAAGTATTCGGCTCCAGGATTGCTGTGCAAGCTGTTACCAAAACTTGTCAGAAAGCATCCCGGAAATGGAAGGGGAGAGACCTTCTCATTGTTGACACCCCAGGGTTCTTTGACACCAGGGAGAGTCTGAGCACCACCTGCAGGGAAATCAGCCGATGTGTCCTCGCCTCCTGTCCCGGGCCTCATGCCATCGTCTTGGTCATGAGGCTGGGCCACTACACACAGGAAAAGCAGCAAACCGTGGAGTTGGTCAAGACTTTGTTTGGGGAAGCAGCCATGAAGTATATGATCATCTTGTTCACTCACAAAGAGTGCCTTGAGGACCAGAGCCTGAGCGACTTTTTGAAGGATGCAGATGTAAACCTACGAAGCCTCCTACAGGAGTGTGGAGAGCGTTGCTATGCCATCAGTAACTGCAGAAGCACAGAGGAGGCTGAGAAGGAAGCTCAGGTGCAGGAGCTGGTGGAGCTGATAGACAAGATGGTGCAGAACAACCACGGGGCTTACTTTTCTGACCCCATTTACAAAGGCACATTTGAAAACCTGAGAAAGCTGGAGGAAGTCTTGGAAAGAGATGCTGATCAACTAATAATAGAAATCCAAAAAGTGGAAAAGGAGTGTGCTGAAGCATGCGAGAAGATTATTCAGGAAAAAGATAACAAAATTAAATCACTAAATATGGAAtatgaagaaaaactaagaaacaTTCAGAAGGAGGCTCAAGACAATATATTTAGCCATGTATATGGTGAAATTATGAAGCTCCTTTCAAGAATATTCACTTTGTTCAAGAAGTAA